A part of Rhinolophus ferrumequinum isolate MPI-CBG mRhiFer1 chromosome 11, mRhiFer1_v1.p, whole genome shotgun sequence genomic DNA contains:
- the LOC117029729 gene encoding olfactory receptor 52D1-like gives MLGYNRTSLQPITFLLLGIPGLEAAHIWISIPFCLVYLLSLMGNVALLLIVKTDHKLHEPMYLFLCMLSVTDLMLTTSTLPKMLSLFWFNDREIYFEACLTQMYLIHSLSTMESGFILAMAFDRYIAICHPLRHTTILTPTVIVGLGMFIVFRGAVLLSPHPFLLRWLSYCKTNVISHTYCEFMALIKLVCTETKIRRAYSLIVAFLTGGLDFILIICSYILILFTVFDLPSKAARLKTLSTCVSHVWVILVFYTPAFFSFLTHRFGHHIAPHIHIFIANIYLLIPPMMNPIIYGVKTKRIKEGFFKLLTVKYV, from the coding sequence ATGTTAGGTTACAACAGGACCAGTCTTCAACCTATCACCTTCCTACTGCTTGGCATTCCAGGATTGGAAGCTGCCCACATATGGATCTCCATCCCTTTCTGCTTGGTCTATCTATTATCTCTGATGGGAAATGTTGCCCTTTTATTAATTGTCAAGACAGACCACAAACTGCATGAGCCAATGTACCTCTTTCTATGCATGCTGTCAGTGACTGATTTGATGCTTACCACTTCTACACTTCCCAAGATGCTCAGTCTCTTCTGGTTCAATGACAGAGAGATCTACTTTGAAGCTTGCCTCACTCAAATGTATCTCATCCATTCTCTGTCTACTATGGAATCTGGATTTATCTTGGCCATGGCTTTTGACCGCTATATAGCCATCTGCCACCCACTAAGACATACTACTATCTTAACGCCTACAGTGATTGTAGGCTTGGGTATGTTCATTGTCTTCAGAGGAGCTGTGCTTCTCAGTCCACACCCCTTCCTACTGAGGTGGCTTTCCTACTGCAAAACTAATGTCATCTCCCATACTTATTGTGAGTTTATGGCTCTGATAAAGCTGGTTTGCACTGAGACCAAAATTCGTAGAGCCTATAGCCTAATTGTGGCGTTCCTGACAGGGGGATTAGATTTCATATTGATCATCTGTTCCTATATACTTATTCTTTTCACTGTCTTTGATCTCCCATCCAAAGCTGCCCGCCTCAAGACCTTAAGTACCTGTGTCTCCCATGTATGGGTCATCTTGGTGTTTTATACACcagcctttttctcttttctcactcATAGGTTTGGTCACCACATTGCTCCACATATCCACATTTTTATAGCCAATATATATCTTCTTATTCCACCAATGATGAATCCTATTATTTATGGTGTTAAAACCAAAAGAATCAAGGAGggattctttaaattattaacaGTCAAATATGTTTGA
- the LOC117030662 gene encoding olfactory receptor 52E2-like yields the protein MLDFNSTVFTNPSTFFLMGIPGLEEMHIWISIPFFSMYAVALMGNIVILFIIKTETVLHEPMFYFLSMLAITDLILSTSTLPKMLGIFWFNYHEINFHACLTQMFFIHAFSGVESGLFVAMALDRYVAICNPLRHSSILTNSVVAQVGIVALLRGLVLMTPHPFLVRRWPYCRTNVVPHTYCEHMAVVKLACADISINSLYSLAVIILIVGTDVACISLSYVQILRTVFNLPSKEARLKTLSTCGSHVCVILTFYIPALFSFLTHRFSKHIPRHTHILLANMYLLVPPMLNPVIYGVRTKQIRECVLQLFMTKTI from the coding sequence ATGCTTGACTTTAACTCCACTGTATTCACCAATCCCAGTACATTTTTCCTTATGGGCATACCTGGTCTGGAAGAAATGCATATTTGGATATCTATCCCTTTCTTCTCAATGTATGCTGTTGCCCTCATGGGAAACATAGTCATCCTGTTCATCATCAAAACTGAGACTGTTCTTCACGAACCcatgttctattttctttccatgttgGCCATCACAGACCTCATCTTGTCAACCTCTACTCTTCCCAAGATGTTGGGTATATTCTGGTTCAATTATCATGAAATCAACTTCCATGCCTGCCTCACTCAGATGTTTTTCATCCATGCTTTCTCTGGAGTGGAGTCAGGACTTTTTGTGGCCATGGCACTTGACCGGTATGTGGCAATCTGCAATCCTCTGAGACACTCATCCATTCTTACAAATTCTGTGGTGGCTCAGGTTGGCATAGTGGCACTTCTACGTGGGTTAGTGCTAATGACACCACATCCCTTCCTGGTAAGGCGGTGGCCATATTGCCGGACCAATGTTGTCCCCCATACATACTGTGAGCATATGGCTGTCGTGAAATTGGCTTGTGCTGACATTTCCATCAATAGTCTTTATAGTTTGGCAGTCATTATCTTAATAGTTGGGACTGATGTGGCATGCATCTCTCTGTCCTATGTACAGATACTCCGTACTGTATTCAATCTTCCTTCTAAAGAAGCCAGGTTGAAGACTCTCAGCACTTGTGGGTCCCATGTTTGTGTCATCCTCACCTTCTACATCCCtgctctgttttccttccttactCACCGTTTTAGTAAGCATATACCACGCCACACCCACATCCTGCTGGCCAACATGTACTTGTTGGTACCACCTATGCTGAACCCTGTCATCTATGGAGTAAGGACCAAACAGATCCGAGAATGTGTTCTACAGTTATTCATGACTAAAACCATCTGA